The Juglans microcarpa x Juglans regia isolate MS1-56 chromosome 2S, Jm3101_v1.0, whole genome shotgun sequence genome has a window encoding:
- the LOC121252034 gene encoding probable serine incorporator, giving the protein MENGEGSSSNERHDVCKDDSCSRQFSNGSNPWMARYVYGLIFLVATLLAWAARDYGSNALKEVKRLSGCEDSRDCLGAEAVLRVSLGCFTFFITMFFSTVGTSKLDEPRDSWHSGWWSAKIVMWIAFTTIPFLLPSGIIKLYGEIAHFGAGVFLLIQLISIISFIMWLNDHCRPEKSAERCQIYLMLLATTAYVVCLGGIILMYIWYAPEPSCVLNIFFITSTLVLLQLMTSVSLHPKVNAGILTPGLMGLYVVFICWCAIRSEPAEGKCIRNAGATDKTDWLTIISFVVAVLAIVIATFSTGIDSKCFQFRKDRTHGQDDVPYGYGFFHFVFATGAMYFAMLLIGWNTHLSMKKWTIDVGWTSTWVRIVNELLAVCVYLWMLVAPLVWRCRQTEST; this is encoded by the exons ATGGAGAATGGTGAAGGCAGCAGCAGCAATGAGAGGCACGACGTGTGCAAGGACGACTCGTGCTCTCGCCAGTTCAGCAATGGCTCCAATCCTTGGATGGCTAGATATGTGTACGGCTTGATTTTTCTAGTTGCAACTCTTCTAGCATGGGCTGCTCGAGATTATGGCAGCAACGCCTTGAAGGAAGTGAAGA GATTAAGTGGATGCGAAGATTCAAGAGACTGTTTGGGTGCTGAAGCAGTTCTGCGAGTGAGCTTGGGGTGCTTC ACATTTTTTATCACAATGTTTTTTTCAACAGTTGGCACCTCAAAGTTGGATGAGCCCAGAGATTCTTGGCATTCTGGATGGTGGTCTGCAAAGATAGTTATGTGGATTGCCTTTACTACCATCCCTTTTTTGCTTCCCTCTGGCATTATTAAGCTCTATG GGGAGATTGCACATTTTGGTGCCGG GGTTTTTCTTCTAATTCAGCTGATAAGCATTATCAGCTTCATTATGTGGCTGAATGATCATTGTCGGCCAGAAAAAAGTGCAGAAAGATG TCAAATCTATTTGATGTTACTTGCAACGACTGCATATGTTGTGTGCTTGGGGGGGATCATTTTGATGTATATTTGGTATGCACCGGAGCCATCTTGCGtccttaatattttcttcattactTCAACATTGGTGCTCCTCCAACTCATGACCAGTGTCTCTCTTCACCCAAAA GTGAATGCTGGCATATTGACACCAGGCCTCATGGGGCTTTATGTGGTCTTTATCTGTTGGTGTGCAATTAGGAG TGAACCAGCAGAGGGAAAGTGCATCAGGAATGCAGGAGCTACAGACAAAACAGACTGGCTTACCATCATA AGCTTTGTTGTTGCTGTGCTTGCGATTGTTATTGCAACGTTTTCAACAGGCATAGATTCCAAATGCTTTCAG TTCAGGAAGGATAGGACACACGGCCAAGATGATGTTCCGTATGGTTATGGCTTCTTCCACTTTGTGTTTGCCACAGGAGCGATGTACTTTGCAATGCTATTGATTGGTTGGAATACTCATCTTTCCATGAAAAA GTGGACGATTGATGTGGGGTGGACCAGCACATGGGTCAGAATAGTGAATGAGTTGCTGGCAGTTTGTGTCTACC TATGGATGCTGGTGGCTCCACTCGTATGGAGGTGCAGGCAGACAGAATCCACATGA
- the LOC121252036 gene encoding LOW QUALITY PROTEIN: probable ADP-ribosylation factor GTPase-activating protein AGD14 (The sequence of the model RefSeq protein was modified relative to this genomic sequence to represent the inferred CDS: deleted 1 base in 1 codon), with protein MANRLKEDEKNERIIRGLLKLAENRRCINCNSLGPQYVCTNFWTFVCTNCSGIHREFTHRVKSVSMAKFTSQEVTALQEGGNQRAKEIYFKEWDPQRHSAPDSSNVERLRDFIKHVYVDRRYTGERSYDKSPRVKMGEKEGVYESRRTDAYQGGPRSPPYEDKYERRYGDRSSPGGRSYDERSPAQESRQYGDYRRSPVRPETVNDWRREDRFGNGRKFEDRRESDGDSKLGGRSLGQPKDLNSSSPPMVRPVREILGENVLPLRIIEPPKANERRAADGSAHAQRTASSSSLGSNPGNPAEVKVENAGSLIDFDADPEPPVAVAVPQPNQTLMTQSTSHPTTSNNDENWASFDVAPESKVSQVPLNANTLESVVSQLSVSAPVPSHIFGTPGGAGSLATAPIGNMTILPFTGHSATVSVGNTPVLPFSPVAAPIHSLSMFPPGGAPANAPGLTPILPGSGQGPNMQHQQPSFFPVTGSQSTTQQYASSVDVVTSSQVAEFITTTNTLGPSSTPAAQGPQAVSKMAHVPTSGDLSQPSVLEGRYSARKELPADLFTATYSSFPAAVPMWQTGIPHGMGFHLQYNNALPVPNFQQSKSTNPFDFSSEVPPVQAPTFPSMASLQGALPSVPPAPGLLHTSSLGAPSSAWMPAQASLYTSAFLPQAPSYASAVPISSYMGQQVTSDMPPSRNEGVRSFGNGAAAPASLNVDQQQAGRFSAPANPDPFSSAGGNPFG; from the exons ATGGCTAACCGACTGAAGGAAGATGAAAAAAACGAACGAATTATACGGGGTCTTCTGAAACTTGCTGAGAATCGGAGATGTATCAACTGTAACAGCCTG GGACCTCAATATGTTTGCACAAATTTCTGGACATTTGTTTGCACAAACTGCAGTGGAATACA TCGAGAGTTCACACATCGAGTAAAATCAGTATCAATGGCCAAATTTACTTCACAAGAAGTTACTGCCCTTCAAGAAGGGGGGAATCAG CGTGCAAAGGAGATCTATTTTAAAGAATGGGATCCACAACGTCATTCTGCTCCTGATAGCAG TAATGTTGAGAGGCTGCGTGACTTTATTAAGCATGTTTATGTGGATAGAAGATATACAGGCGAGAGGAGCTATGACAAGTCTCCAAGGGTAAAAATG GGTGAGAAGGAAGGTGTCTATGAAAGCAGGAGAACAGATGCATATCAAGGAGGGCCTCGAAGCCCACCATATGAGGATAAATATGAACGCCGTTACGGTGATCGGTCTAGTCCTGGTGGAAGAAGTTATGATGAAAGAAGTCCTGCTCAAGAAAGTAGGCAATATGGTGATTATAGGAGAAGTCCTGTTCGTCCTGAGACTGTCAATGATTGGCGTCGAGAGGATAGATttggaaatggaagaaaattcGAAGACCGTAGGGAATCTGATGGAGATTCTAAGCTGGGAGGCAGATCACTGGGGCAACCTAAagatttaaattcatctagtcCCCCAATGGTGCGGCCTGTGAGAGAGATTTTGGGAGAGAATGTATTACCTCTTCGCATAATTGAACCTCCAAAAGCCAATGAGCGAAGGGCTGCTGATGGCTCTGCACATGCGCAG AGAACCGCATCTTCCAGTAGCTTGGGATCCAATCCTGGGAATCCAGCGGAAGTCAAAGTTGAAAATGCTGGAAGCTTAATTGATTTTGATGCTGACCCTGAACCTCCAGTTGCTGTGGCAGTTCCACAACCAAATCAAACTTTGATGACTCAATCCACTTCACATCCAACAACTTCTAACAATGACGAAAATTGGGCCTCTTTCGATGTTGCACCTGAGTCCAAAGTTTCTCAGGTCCCTTTGAATGCGAATACGTTGGAATCTGTGGTGTCACAATTATCAGTTTCAGCACCTGTACCTAGTCATATTTTCGGAACTCCTGGTGGTGCTGGTTCCCTTGCAACTGCACCCATTGGCAACATGACAATATTACCTTTTACTGGTCATTCAGCTACTGTATCTGTAGGGAATACACCTGTGTTGCCCTTCAGTCCTGTTGCTGCTCCAATACACAGTCTATCAATGTTTCCCCCTGGTGGTGCACCAGCAAATGCCCCTGGATTGACACCAATATTACCAGGTTCTGGGCAAGGGCCTAATATGCAGCATCAACAACCTTCTTTCTTCCCTGTTACTGGTAGTCAGTCAACTACTCAACAATATGCATCATCAGTTGATGTAGTTACGAGCAGTCAGGTGG CAGAATTTATCAC TACCACTAATACACTAGGCCCTTCAAGTACTCCAGCTGCACAAGGACCACAAGCTGTCTCAAAAATGGCACATGTTCCCACTTCTGGTGATCTGTCACAACCCTCTGTTTTGGAAGGAAGATACAGTGCAAGAAAAGAACTGCCTGCG GATCTTTTCACTGCAACCTATTCATCCTTCCCTGCAGCAGTTCCAATGTGGCAAACTGGTATACCCCATGGTATGGGGTTCCATTTACAATATAATAACGCTCTG CCAGTGCCCAATTTTCAACAGTCAAAATCCACAAACCCATTTGACTTCAGTAGTGAAGTACCTCCAGTTCAAGCCCCAACG TTTCCCTCCATGGCATCCTTACAAGGTGCTCTCCCAAGTGTCCCACCTGCACCAGGCTTATTGCATACTTCCAGCCTTGGTGCTCCGTCATCAGCATGGATGCCAGCCCAGGCATCATTGTACACATCAGCATTCCTTCCACAGGCACCATCTTATGCATCGGCAGTGCCTATAA GTTCATACATGGGGCAACAAGTAACCAGCGACATGCCACCTTCCAG GAATGAAGGAGTAAGGAGCTTTGGCAACGGTGCAGCTGCTCCTGCCTCTTTAAATGTGGATCAGCAGCAAGCTGGAAGATTCTCAGCTCCTGCTAACCCGGATCCTTTCTCTTCTGCTGGTGGAAATCCATTTGGatga